The proteins below are encoded in one region of Bacillus vallismortis:
- the spoIVB gene encoding SpoIVB peptidase yields MPDNIRKAVGLILLVSLLSVGLCKPLKEYLLIPTQMRVFETQTQAIETGLSVNAHSQESSEAFTVKKDPHEIKVTGKKSGESELVYDLAGFPIKKTKVQVLPDLKVIPGGQSIGVKLHSVGVLVVGFHQINTSEGKKSPGETAGIEAGDIIIEMNGQKIEKMNDVAPYIQHAGKTGESLDLLIKRDKQKIKTKLIPEKDDAEGKYRIGLYIRDSAAGIGTMTFYEPKSKKYGALGHVISDMDTKKPIVVENGEIVKSTVTSIEKGTGGNPGEKLARFSSERKTIGDINRNSPFGIFGTLHQPIQNNISDRALPVAFSTEVKKGPAEILTVINNDKVEKFDIEIISTTPQKFPATKGMVLKITDPRLLKETGGIVQGMSGSPIIQNGKVIGAVTHVFVNDPTSGYGVHIEWMLSEAGIDIDGKEKAS; encoded by the coding sequence ATGCCCGATAACATCAGAAAAGCAGTAGGTTTAATTCTCCTTGTTTCGTTATTAAGTGTAGGTTTGTGCAAACCGCTAAAAGAGTATTTACTGATTCCAACGCAAATGAGAGTATTTGAAACCCAAACACAAGCGATTGAAACGGGTTTATCGGTAAACGCTCATTCACAAGAATCTTCAGAAGCGTTTACAGTAAAGAAAGACCCGCATGAAATCAAGGTGACAGGCAAAAAATCAGGTGAATCAGAGTTAGTATACGATCTTGCAGGATTTCCAATCAAAAAAACAAAAGTACAAGTTCTTCCTGATTTAAAAGTCATACCTGGCGGACAATCGATCGGTGTTAAACTTCATTCCGTCGGTGTTCTTGTCGTCGGATTTCATCAAATCAACACGAGTGAAGGCAAAAAATCGCCGGGAGAAACGGCCGGTATTGAAGCGGGCGACATCATTATTGAAATGAATGGACAGAAAATTGAAAAAATGAATGATGTAGCCCCATATATCCAGCATGCCGGAAAAACTGGAGAATCGTTAGATTTGCTCATTAAACGTGATAAACAGAAAATCAAAACAAAGCTCATTCCGGAAAAAGATGATGCAGAAGGTAAGTACAGAATTGGGTTATATATCAGGGATTCTGCCGCTGGCATCGGTACAATGACTTTTTATGAACCAAAGTCAAAAAAATACGGAGCACTTGGCCATGTGATTTCCGATATGGACACAAAGAAACCGATTGTCGTGGAGAATGGAGAAATCGTTAAATCAACTGTAACATCAATTGAAAAAGGGACAGGCGGAAATCCGGGAGAAAAACTGGCGCGATTTTCCTCAGAACGCAAAACGATCGGGGATATTAACAGAAACAGCCCGTTTGGGATATTCGGCACACTTCATCAGCCGATTCAAAACAACATTTCAGATCGAGCACTGCCGGTTGCGTTTTCTACTGAAGTCAAAAAAGGGCCGGCTGAAATTTTAACGGTCATTAATAATGACAAGGTAGAAAAATTTGATATTGAAATCATCAGCACAACCCCGCAAAAATTCCCGGCGACAAAAGGGATGGTCTTAAAAATAACTGATCCAAGGCTGTTGAAAGAAACTGGCGGCATCGTCCAGGGGATGAGCGGAAGCCCGATCATCCAAAATGGAAAAGTAATCGGCGCTGTTACCCATGTGTTTGTAAATGACCCGACAAGCGGATATGGCGTTCATATAGAATGGATGCTGTCAGAAGCAGGAATCGATATTGACGGAAAAGAAAAAGCAAGCTGA